Proteins encoded within one genomic window of Thermostichus vulcanus str. 'Rupite':
- a CDS encoding PadR family transcriptional regulator, translated as MSLAHAILASLVEEATSGYELVKDFNERIACYWQASQQQIYRELNRLEEQGWIAGERVIQTDRPNKKLYRITPAGLQALKEWVAQPSDPAAIREELLVKVLAGYLVDPLVIRAEVQRRREYHQARLEHYHQVEEAYFQNLTAAPLPKQFMYRTLRRGIRYEADWVAWCDETLEWLNGTASSATPGTKPEAAADWLATNLG; from the coding sequence ATGTCCCTTGCCCATGCCATCCTGGCCAGCCTTGTGGAAGAGGCCACCAGCGGCTACGAACTGGTGAAAGACTTTAACGAGCGTATTGCCTGCTACTGGCAAGCCAGCCAACAACAGATTTATCGGGAACTCAACCGCCTGGAAGAACAGGGGTGGATCGCAGGAGAACGGGTGATCCAAACCGACCGGCCCAATAAAAAGCTTTACCGCATTACTCCCGCAGGATTGCAGGCCCTCAAAGAATGGGTGGCGCAGCCCTCTGACCCAGCGGCAATTCGAGAAGAACTGTTGGTGAAGGTGCTGGCGGGGTATCTGGTGGATCCCTTGGTGATTCGGGCGGAAGTGCAACGGCGACGGGAATACCATCAGGCGCGTTTGGAGCATTATCACCAAGTGGAGGAGGCGTATTTTCAGAACTTGACGGCGGCTCCACTCCCAAAGCAATTTATGTACCGAACCCTGCGTCGCGGCATCCGCTACGAAGCTGACTGGGTGGCTTGGTGCGACGAAACTCTGGAGTGGCTCAATGGCACAGCTTCATCTGCAACTCCTGGAACGAAACCTGAAGCGGCTGCGGATTGGCTTGCGACCAATCTCGGCTAA
- a CDS encoding PAS domain S-box protein: MIDFDVLPDWVFILLWGLSLAAVSYWHKQTLKRTQEGFPDLITLSRADTTVLEYNSAYQKLLGDWRGKRWIDSVPASEQALVREKLAQLTPDQPTVVCVNSLPDANGETRWFEWINQGLFDRRGRLQFIRGVGREITQQKQLEETLRMREAQLRTLLDALPLAVWARDSRGVLILQNATDRAWFGDLLGTSIEQAYEQNNWQDSHDKILAQINQQGVYQRESKELILGEERYTYRLTVPIRDQSEGLGVLGITLDMTEQKRLEQELKEQEARFHALIENSHDILHHMDAEGRLYCLNPKAAESILGYVPVPGEFRPLDWVHPQDQDKIAAAFEQLLAHPGQPLSFVYRMQHADGHWVWLESLATNWLADPVIQGIVSNTRDISRQKQVELDLQESERRLKAILDGIPFPIFLKDLQGRYTQVNATYLRLEKLSPDEILGKTDAELFLPDNALRYQREDQTALQSHQPISYEQVVPYPEQEITSLVTKFALRDGNGDPYALCGICVDITPLKTAQDVLLQEAERERLLGSLLQRSRQTLDLDQILQTTVAEVRQCLQVDRVMIYQLQELLGGVVIAESVQEPWPSQLGRSVWDAYFQADPCYRKYCQGFVQALGDVRAAHLDPCYQELLDSFQAQANLVVPIRENASEKLWGLLVAQHCQAPRFWEGWEIRLLQQLADQLAIALQQAQLYKQVQVLNQNLEEKIQQRTLELERSLQFEALLKRITDRVRDSLDEAEILSSAVQELGKNLQVDGCDIGLYNADLTRSTITYEYCPRVKSALNVSIPMVGGIYDDLYHQLTRGQSCLFCFISPTLVRPEKDHSVVFACPLTDKDHTLGDLWVFRRSGDGFDEQELRLIRQVANQCAIGLRQARLFRATQEQVLALERLNQLKDDFISTVSHELRTPLTSLRVALQMLQVTPPGKKHAQYLAIAQRECRREIELINDLLDLQRLEAGAYTLDIRTLTWEALLGDLLSITTEQTQSRGQQFEASVPLDGQISTDPTLLGRILRELLHNAVKYTPAQGSISLKVEPDVQQTCLQVSNSQEIPPEELPRIFERFYRIGNRNPWKEGGTGLGLALVKQIIDRLQGSLEVSSSAGWTTFTLWIPQVQEETTLG; this comes from the coding sequence ATGATCGATTTCGATGTTTTACCCGATTGGGTTTTCATCCTTCTCTGGGGACTCTCACTGGCGGCAGTGAGCTATTGGCACAAGCAAACCCTGAAGCGCACCCAGGAGGGCTTTCCTGACCTAATCACCCTGTCGCGGGCTGATACCACGGTGCTGGAGTACAACAGTGCCTATCAAAAGCTATTGGGAGATTGGCGGGGCAAACGCTGGATCGACTCAGTGCCCGCCTCAGAACAAGCCCTGGTGCGGGAAAAGCTAGCCCAACTGACTCCAGACCAGCCGACGGTTGTGTGTGTCAACTCCTTGCCGGATGCCAATGGGGAGACCCGTTGGTTCGAGTGGATTAACCAGGGTTTATTCGACCGACGGGGCCGGTTGCAGTTCATTCGCGGGGTAGGCCGGGAGATCACCCAACAAAAGCAGCTGGAAGAAACCTTACGGATGCGCGAAGCTCAACTGCGAACTCTATTGGATGCCTTGCCATTGGCAGTTTGGGCCAGAGATTCACGAGGGGTGTTAATCCTACAAAATGCCACAGATCGCGCCTGGTTTGGGGATCTGCTCGGCACCTCAATCGAACAAGCGTATGAGCAAAATAACTGGCAAGACAGTCACGACAAAATTCTTGCCCAAATTAACCAGCAGGGCGTTTATCAACGGGAGAGTAAAGAACTCATTCTGGGGGAAGAACGCTATACCTATCGTCTGACGGTACCGATTCGAGATCAGTCGGAAGGGTTGGGGGTGTTGGGCATCACCCTGGATATGACCGAGCAAAAACGCCTAGAACAAGAACTCAAAGAGCAAGAAGCACGATTCCATGCCCTGATCGAAAACAGCCATGACATCCTTCACCACATGGATGCTGAAGGGCGTCTGTATTGTCTGAATCCGAAAGCCGCTGAGTCCATTTTGGGCTATGTCCCTGTACCGGGGGAGTTTCGCCCCCTCGATTGGGTTCATCCGCAGGATCAGGACAAGATAGCTGCTGCTTTTGAGCAGTTATTGGCCCATCCAGGTCAGCCCCTGAGCTTTGTCTATCGCATGCAACATGCTGATGGTCATTGGGTGTGGCTGGAGAGTTTGGCTACCAATTGGCTAGCGGATCCTGTCATTCAGGGCATTGTCTCCAATACCCGCGATATTAGCCGCCAAAAACAGGTGGAATTGGATTTGCAAGAGAGTGAAAGACGCCTCAAGGCCATCTTAGACGGGATCCCATTTCCTATTTTTCTCAAGGATTTACAGGGTCGCTATACCCAAGTGAATGCCACCTATTTACGCCTGGAGAAACTTAGCCCTGACGAAATCTTAGGCAAGACGGATGCTGAACTTTTTTTACCAGACAATGCCCTGCGCTACCAGCGAGAAGATCAAACTGCCTTGCAATCCCATCAGCCGATTAGCTACGAACAAGTGGTTCCTTATCCCGAACAAGAGATTACCAGTCTGGTGACCAAGTTTGCTCTGCGGGATGGGAATGGGGATCCCTATGCCCTCTGTGGTATTTGTGTTGATATTACACCTCTTAAAACTGCCCAGGATGTCCTCCTTCAGGAGGCAGAACGAGAACGGTTATTAGGGTCTTTGTTGCAGCGCAGCCGCCAAACCCTGGATTTGGATCAAATTTTGCAAACGACTGTAGCAGAAGTCCGGCAATGCTTACAGGTGGATCGGGTCATGATCTACCAACTCCAAGAACTGTTAGGGGGAGTGGTCATCGCCGAGTCCGTTCAGGAGCCCTGGCCTAGCCAGCTGGGGCGCTCCGTTTGGGATGCCTATTTCCAAGCGGATCCCTGCTATCGCAAGTATTGTCAGGGCTTTGTCCAGGCGTTGGGGGATGTTCGGGCGGCCCATCTGGATCCCTGTTATCAGGAGTTGCTGGATTCTTTCCAAGCCCAGGCCAATTTGGTGGTGCCGATTCGAGAGAATGCCTCAGAAAAGCTGTGGGGGTTACTGGTGGCCCAACATTGCCAAGCCCCACGGTTTTGGGAGGGCTGGGAAATCCGGTTGCTACAGCAACTGGCGGATCAACTGGCGATTGCTTTGCAGCAAGCACAACTGTATAAACAGGTGCAAGTTTTGAATCAAAACTTAGAAGAAAAAATTCAGCAGCGCACCCTTGAGTTGGAACGATCTCTGCAATTTGAGGCGCTTCTTAAGCGCATCACCGATCGTGTGCGGGACTCGCTGGATGAAGCTGAAATCCTCAGCAGTGCTGTCCAAGAGCTGGGGAAAAACTTACAGGTAGATGGCTGTGATATTGGCCTCTACAATGCTGATCTCACCCGTTCAACGATCACCTATGAGTATTGTCCACGGGTGAAATCTGCCCTGAACGTTTCTATACCGATGGTGGGAGGTATTTATGATGATCTTTACCATCAACTGACGCGCGGGCAATCCTGCTTGTTTTGCTTTATTTCCCCAACTCTGGTTCGCCCCGAAAAAGATCACAGTGTGGTGTTTGCTTGTCCCCTCACTGACAAAGATCACACCTTGGGAGACTTGTGGGTGTTTCGCCGCTCTGGGGATGGCTTTGATGAGCAGGAACTGCGGCTCATTCGTCAGGTGGCCAATCAATGTGCCATTGGTTTGCGTCAGGCCCGTTTGTTTCGAGCGACTCAGGAGCAGGTGCTCGCCCTAGAACGGCTGAACCAATTGAAAGATGACTTCATCAGCACCGTCAGTCACGAGTTGCGCACGCCGCTAACCAGTCTGAGGGTTGCCTTGCAAATGCTCCAGGTCACACCCCCTGGCAAGAAACACGCTCAATACCTAGCCATTGCTCAACGGGAATGTCGCCGCGAAATTGAACTGATCAACGACTTGCTGGATCTGCAACGGCTGGAGGCGGGGGCCTATACCCTGGATATTCGCACCCTGACGTGGGAGGCACTCCTGGGAGATTTGCTGTCCATTACCACTGAACAAACCCAGTCCCGTGGACAACAGTTTGAAGCCAGTGTTCCTCTAGACGGTCAGATCAGCACCGATCCAACCCTGTTGGGCCGTATTTTACGGGAACTCCTCCACAACGCGGTCAAATATACGCCTGCCCAGGGATCCATCTCCTTGAAGGTAGAGCCGGACGTGCAACAAACCTGCCTACAGGTGAGCAACAGCCAGGAGATCCCTCCAGAAGAGTTGCCCCGTATTTTTGAGCGCTTTTATCGCATTGGCAACCGTAATCCCTGGAAAGAAGGCGGTACCGGTTTGGGCTTGGCGTTGGTCAAACAAATCATCGACCGCTTGCAGGGATCCCTAGAGGTCAGCAGCAGCGCCGGATGGACAACCTTTACCCTCTGGATCCCGCAGGTGCAGGAAGAGACTACCCTAGGTTGA
- a CDS encoding exopolysaccharide biosynthesis protein produces the protein MARLSQELALFSQIQSLVDPLSSPASEAGSLEERIRVEQILKLAGERSFGLFLVVLSLPSALPLPAPGYSTPFGLLIVLLAAQLAMGRTTPWLPEWVLQKSIQLNQFQRLVQAGIPWLQRIEKISRPRWTYLCTSRLSRGVLGTLITLMGISMIIPIPGTNTLPAIGVFVTAFGLMEEDGILCSLGSLICVAGGFLTTSILVGLWLGGATLLDWLGW, from the coding sequence ATGGCTCGTCTATCTCAGGAGCTAGCCCTGTTTTCCCAAATCCAGAGCCTGGTGGATCCCCTCAGCTCCCCTGCCTCCGAGGCGGGATCCCTTGAAGAAAGGATCCGAGTCGAGCAAATCTTGAAACTGGCGGGCGAACGCAGCTTTGGGTTGTTTTTGGTTGTCCTGTCCCTACCTTCGGCTTTACCCCTGCCTGCCCCGGGCTACTCGACACCCTTTGGCCTGTTGATTGTCCTGCTGGCGGCTCAGTTGGCAATGGGGCGAACCACCCCCTGGTTACCGGAATGGGTGTTGCAAAAATCAATTCAACTGAATCAATTTCAAAGGCTGGTGCAGGCCGGGATCCCTTGGTTGCAACGCATTGAAAAAATTTCTCGCCCCCGTTGGACTTATCTGTGTACATCGCGTCTGAGCCGAGGGGTTTTGGGCACCTTGATTACTCTCATGGGGATTTCCATGATCATTCCGATCCCGGGCACCAATACCCTACCGGCGATAGGGGTTTTTGTGACTGCCTTTGGTCTGATGGAAGAAGACGGGATCCTGTGTAGTTTGGGATCCCTGATTTGTGTGGCGGGTGGATTCCTGACCACTTCGATTTTGGTGGGGCTATGGCTAGGAGGAGCTACTTTGCTGGATTGGCTGGGTTGGTAG